One window of the Klebsiella oxytoca genome contains the following:
- a CDS encoding prolyl-tRNA synthetase associated domain-containing protein — translation MEKHVVNQQELFNLFNELDIDYRYIEHPAMHSVRDKAHHAVSLPAQLLKNMLLKNSSGRHFYLYILDGEKRADLKALASEIGESRLSLATAGELKLLMSLQPGEVTPFALLNDTEQKIQVLLDISVDEQKLLGFHPLINTATVCISPADLQQFLRYSRHLSRRVGDIAGN, via the coding sequence ATGGAAAAGCATGTTGTGAATCAACAGGAACTCTTTAATTTATTCAATGAACTCGATATTGATTATCGCTACATTGAACATCCGGCCATGCATAGCGTTCGTGACAAAGCGCACCATGCAGTCAGTCTGCCCGCGCAATTGCTCAAAAATATGCTTTTAAAGAACAGCAGCGGACGTCATTTCTATCTTTATATCCTTGACGGCGAGAAAAGAGCTGATTTAAAAGCATTGGCCAGCGAAATTGGCGAAAGCCGACTTTCGCTGGCCACGGCTGGCGAGCTGAAGCTGCTGATGAGTCTGCAGCCAGGCGAAGTGACGCCCTTCGCGCTGTTAAACGATACCGAGCAGAAAATACAGGTACTGTTAGATATCTCGGTGGACGAACAGAAGTTATTAGGCTTTCATCCGTTGATAAATACCGCCACGGTCTGTATCTCACCGGCGGATCTCCAGCAGTTTCTGCGCTATTCCAGGCATCTATCCAGGCGGGTAGGCGATATTGCCGGCAATTGA
- the trpB gene encoding tryptophan synthase subunit beta: MSTLLNPYFGEFGGTYVPEVLIPALRQLEEAFVSARKDPTFQAELTQLLKNYAGRPTALTKCRNLTQGTRTTLYLKREDLLHGGAHKTNQVLGQALLAKRMGKSEIIAETGAGQHGVASALASALLGLKCRIYMGAKDIERQSPNVFRMRLMGAEVIPVHSGSSTLKDASNEALRDWSGSYETSHFMLGTAAGPHPFPTIVREFQRIIGEETRAQIQEQEGRMPDAVIACVGGGSNAIGMFADFIDIPEVGLIGVEPAGHGIETGEHGAPLKHGRTGIYFGMKTPLMQTDDGQIKESCSISAGLDFPAVGPQHAYLNSIGRADYVSATDEEALAAFKTLSRAEGIIPALESSHALAHALRMMRENPEKEQLLVVNLSGRGDKDIFTVHDILQARGEI, encoded by the coding sequence ATGAGTACATTACTCAACCCTTACTTCGGCGAATTCGGCGGAACCTATGTACCAGAGGTCCTTATTCCGGCCCTACGCCAGCTGGAAGAAGCCTTTGTCAGCGCACGCAAAGATCCGACGTTTCAGGCTGAACTAACCCAGCTGCTGAAAAACTATGCCGGTCGCCCAACGGCGCTGACAAAATGCCGCAACCTCACGCAAGGAACCCGCACCACCCTGTACCTCAAACGTGAGGATTTGCTGCACGGCGGCGCGCACAAGACTAACCAGGTGCTCGGCCAGGCGCTACTGGCTAAGCGCATGGGGAAAAGCGAAATTATTGCCGAAACTGGCGCAGGCCAGCACGGCGTGGCGTCAGCGCTGGCCAGTGCGCTACTGGGTCTGAAATGCCGTATCTATATGGGGGCCAAAGATATCGAACGTCAGTCGCCAAACGTCTTTCGGATGCGTCTGATGGGAGCAGAAGTCATCCCCGTTCATAGCGGTTCCTCGACGCTGAAAGATGCCTCAAACGAGGCGCTGCGCGACTGGTCCGGCAGCTATGAAACGTCCCACTTTATGCTGGGTACCGCCGCCGGACCGCATCCGTTTCCAACTATCGTGCGAGAATTCCAGCGCATCATCGGTGAGGAAACCAGGGCGCAGATACAGGAACAAGAGGGGCGGATGCCGGACGCGGTTATCGCCTGCGTCGGCGGCGGCTCTAACGCCATCGGCATGTTTGCTGACTTTATCGATATCCCGGAAGTGGGACTGATTGGCGTCGAGCCTGCGGGCCACGGTATTGAGACCGGCGAGCATGGCGCACCGCTAAAGCACGGACGAACCGGCATCTATTTCGGGATGAAAACGCCTCTGATGCAAACCGATGACGGACAAATTAAAGAGTCCTGTTCTATTTCCGCGGGTCTCGATTTCCCGGCCGTCGGGCCACAGCATGCGTATCTGAACAGCATTGGTCGCGCAGACTATGTTTCGGCAACCGACGAAGAAGCGCTGGCAGCCTTTAAAACGCTGAGCCGCGCCGAAGGAATTATTCCGGCACTTGAGTCCTCCCACGCCCTCGCGCACGCCTTGAGAATGATGCGTGAAAACCCGGAGAAAGAGCAGCTTCTGGTGGTGAATCTTTCCGGCCGCGGCGACAAAGACATTTTTACCGTACACGACATTCTGCAAGCGCGAGGAGAAATCTAA
- a CDS encoding dienelactone hydrolase family protein has product MLPDCNKAIVLLHEIYGLNAHIQRTADRWKTRGFDVYTPALFPHAAPFAYHQQDKAYRHFCDKVGFDPTAIVSLLAELRAKYATVLIIGYSTGATLAWLAARSGLCDGVICHYGSRIRQYSNIAPPCLTLVILASDEPAFDPRALQDELKKQPTVICRMFHARHGFCDADSQAWNSRLARQVAEIADRFISLIQQQQEA; this is encoded by the coding sequence ATGTTACCTGACTGCAATAAAGCCATCGTTCTGCTGCATGAGATCTACGGCCTTAACGCGCATATTCAGCGAACCGCTGACCGGTGGAAAACCCGCGGCTTCGATGTTTATACCCCGGCGCTCTTCCCTCACGCGGCGCCTTTTGCTTATCATCAGCAGGACAAAGCCTATCGCCACTTTTGCGATAAGGTCGGATTTGATCCCACCGCGATCGTCTCCCTGCTGGCTGAGCTGAGAGCAAAATATGCCACGGTATTGATCATCGGCTACAGTACGGGCGCAACGTTAGCCTGGCTGGCCGCCAGAAGCGGGCTCTGCGACGGCGTGATTTGCCATTATGGTTCGCGGATCCGTCAATACAGCAACATAGCGCCGCCCTGCCTGACGCTGGTGATTCTCGCCAGCGATGAGCCCGCATTCGATCCCCGCGCTCTGCAAGATGAACTGAAAAAACAACCGACCGTGATCTGCCGCATGTTTCATGCGCGGCACGGTTTTTGCGATGCGGATAGCCAGGCGTGGAACTCCCGACTTGCGCGACAGGTAGCGGAGATCGCGGACCGCTTTATCTCCCTTATTCAGCAGCAACAGGAGGCATAA
- a CDS encoding DUF1349 domain-containing protein, protein MEQAFHWINEPATWTHQDDALRVVTDAQTDFWQETWYGFERFSGHIYATNIAGDFTFQVRVRADFSTLYDQAGIMLMQDARHWLKAGIEYNDGAPAIGSVLTLEKSDWATGIFPGDAGEFWLRLTRRGDALRLQYSSDGRQWPLLRLCPFPLGAVKVGVMCCTPQRSGLQVNFHDMSLLPPNDKDLHDLS, encoded by the coding sequence ATGGAACAGGCATTTCACTGGATTAACGAACCGGCGACCTGGACTCATCAAGACGACGCGCTCCGCGTGGTAACCGATGCGCAAACCGACTTCTGGCAAGAAACCTGGTACGGTTTTGAGCGTTTCAGCGGGCATATATACGCAACGAATATTGCCGGAGATTTTACCTTTCAGGTTAGAGTACGCGCCGACTTCAGCACTCTCTACGATCAGGCGGGTATCATGCTGATGCAGGATGCCCGCCATTGGCTCAAGGCCGGTATTGAATATAACGACGGAGCGCCCGCCATCGGCAGCGTCTTGACGCTGGAGAAATCAGACTGGGCGACCGGTATTTTTCCGGGTGACGCCGGTGAGTTCTGGCTGCGGCTGACCCGCCGTGGAGACGCGCTGCGGCTGCAGTACTCTTCAGATGGTCGCCAATGGCCGCTGCTGCGGCTGTGCCCCTTTCCACTTGGCGCAGTGAAAGTAGGAGTCATGTGCTGTACGCCGCAGCGCAGCGGTCTGCAGGTCAATTTTCACGATATGTCTCTGCTGCCGCCGAACGATAAAGATCTGCATGACCTGAGCTAA
- a CDS encoding retropepsin-like aspartic protease gives MFIKLRGSSVFILLVVCTFATVAASGSQVFHPPEPEKSAVLHRGDYAQIIAEKQARLTEEPQNHALRWELAQDELMSGNLTAAENSLLPLLTVPAWQERSSWSLGLIHYLRGQYARAEKYYASVNRDSFYYQKSRAGLLYVYYQTGQFSKAKTLFNSDEELQQFSENEQALLALMNDFGDSQPYRPQWRENKSVLPFIAMNNLPVVSVSVNGKPINVFIDTGADLLVLKSATAKQMGIKPVASYTGIYAGGKTAETTYSRLARLDLAAVTLHDVPIDLVEFPPEWVFTDEKTGKTIEVDGILSTGVFHQFLTTLDYPGRQLILKPRGDAVSTAKAAAAEIPFILDGTHFMIVQGAVNGKEGMTFFLDSGLDDAEASILLQQGALDYAGIKRDERDAFTPENSKGGLGGGGFAITRLRIDSVALGALKQTALIGLFGVLPEALYHTESGMILDGFLSHQFLRHYKWTIDFDSMTMTFQ, from the coding sequence GTGTTTATAAAATTACGAGGGTCATCTGTTTTTATTCTGCTGGTGGTTTGTACATTTGCCACAGTAGCCGCCTCCGGGTCTCAGGTTTTTCATCCGCCAGAACCGGAGAAAAGCGCTGTATTGCATCGTGGGGATTATGCTCAGATCATTGCCGAAAAACAGGCTCGTCTGACTGAGGAGCCGCAGAACCACGCTCTACGCTGGGAGCTGGCTCAGGATGAACTCATGAGCGGAAACCTGACGGCGGCGGAAAACAGTCTGCTACCGCTCCTCACGGTTCCCGCCTGGCAGGAGCGCTCATCCTGGTCTTTGGGGCTTATCCACTATTTACGTGGACAATATGCCAGGGCCGAAAAATATTACGCCAGCGTTAATCGCGATTCTTTCTATTATCAGAAAAGCCGTGCCGGGCTACTGTATGTCTATTATCAGACGGGACAGTTTTCTAAAGCTAAAACGTTATTTAACAGCGATGAGGAATTACAGCAATTTTCCGAAAACGAACAAGCGCTGCTTGCCCTGATGAACGATTTTGGCGATAGCCAACCCTATCGACCACAATGGCGAGAGAATAAATCAGTACTGCCGTTTATTGCGATGAATAATCTGCCGGTTGTTTCCGTAAGCGTAAACGGAAAGCCTATTAACGTTTTTATTGATACCGGGGCCGATCTTCTGGTCCTGAAATCTGCGACCGCTAAACAAATGGGAATTAAGCCCGTTGCCAGCTATACCGGCATTTATGCCGGAGGGAAAACGGCTGAGACAACCTATTCGCGGCTGGCGCGCCTGGATTTGGCTGCCGTGACGCTGCATGACGTACCGATTGATTTAGTGGAGTTTCCTCCAGAGTGGGTTTTTACCGATGAAAAAACCGGCAAGACCATTGAGGTTGATGGCATTTTATCGACCGGCGTTTTCCATCAGTTTCTCACGACCCTGGACTATCCGGGAAGACAGCTGATACTGAAACCCAGAGGAGACGCGGTCAGTACAGCTAAGGCCGCAGCCGCTGAAATTCCGTTTATTCTCGATGGTACCCATTTCATGATTGTTCAGGGGGCGGTTAACGGCAAAGAGGGCATGACCTTTTTTCTCGACTCCGGCCTGGATGATGCTGAAGCGTCCATCCTCCTGCAACAGGGAGCCCTGGATTATGCCGGAATCAAACGCGACGAACGGGACGCTTTTACACCGGAAAACAGCAAAGGAGGGCTGGGCGGCGGTGGATTTGCGATAACCCGCTTGCGTATTGACAGCGTGGCTCTGGGGGCGTTGAAGCAGACGGCGTTAATCGGTTTATTTGGCGTTTTACCTGAAGCGCTTTACCACACGGAGTCAGGAATGATCCTCGACGGTTTTCTCAGCCATCAGTTTCTCAGACACTATAAATGGACAATTGATTTTGACTCAATGACCATGACATTCCAGTAA
- a CDS encoding VOC family protein has product MFDHTGITVTDFERSQIFYVATLAALGIGASKSPPGERLGFGNLSKTGLELAAETFWITAGIPYVPRTHIAFRARSQAEVEAFHQAALQSGGRDNGLPGLRPQYGDGYYAAYVLDPDGYNIEAVYRY; this is encoded by the coding sequence ATGTTCGATCATACCGGTATTACAGTCACTGATTTTGAACGCAGTCAGATTTTCTATGTCGCCACGCTCGCTGCGTTGGGAATCGGAGCCAGTAAGTCGCCACCGGGGGAGCGATTAGGATTCGGCAACCTGAGTAAGACCGGGCTGGAGCTGGCGGCAGAAACGTTCTGGATCACCGCCGGCATACCCTATGTACCACGCACCCACATCGCCTTTCGCGCGCGTTCACAAGCGGAGGTCGAGGCATTTCATCAGGCGGCTCTGCAGTCCGGAGGACGTGACAACGGTTTGCCCGGACTGCGGCCCCAATATGGTGACGGCTACTATGCTGCCTATGTTCTTGATCCTGATGGTTATAATATCGAAGCCGTATATCGTTACTAA
- a CDS encoding MFS transporter encodes MHEPASDASQPLATRIAFFISGFATATWAVLVPFAKNNTAVNDAMLGTLLLCLGMGALIAMPLTGILTSRYGCRRVIVSSVAIVIISLPLLASINDAWLLSIALLIFGVGIGVTDCAMNIQAIIVERQASRPLMSGFHGMYSVGGIAGAGVMTLFLTFGLSAFIATLLVVLIVAGLMLISIKGLLPWANPSSGPALAMPRGIVLLIGIICFAVFLAEGTVLDWSAVFLTEVREMPENLGGLGFAFFAVAMTAVRLSGDRMMTRMGFIPVVFGGALLAAVGFCLVIFITAWPLSLFGYALVGAGCANIVPAMFSAVGRQQLMPQSVAVPAITTMGYLGVLAGPALIGYVAHLSSLTNAFIFITVLMLFVAGMSRTVAPHR; translated from the coding sequence ATGCACGAACCCGCATCAGACGCCAGCCAACCGTTAGCCACGCGCATCGCTTTTTTTATTTCCGGATTCGCGACCGCCACCTGGGCCGTGCTGGTCCCCTTCGCTAAAAACAACACCGCGGTTAACGATGCCATGCTGGGAACCCTGCTGCTGTGCCTGGGAATGGGCGCGCTTATCGCCATGCCGCTTACCGGCATACTCACCAGCCGCTATGGCTGCCGTCGGGTAATCGTCTCATCGGTGGCGATTGTCATCATTTCCCTGCCACTGCTGGCCAGCATCAACGATGCGTGGCTGCTCAGCATCGCTCTGCTGATATTTGGCGTAGGTATCGGCGTAACGGACTGCGCGATGAATATTCAGGCTATCATCGTCGAACGCCAGGCAAGCAGGCCTTTAATGTCCGGGTTCCACGGTATGTATAGCGTGGGCGGCATCGCTGGCGCCGGGGTGATGACCCTCTTTCTTACCTTTGGGCTAAGCGCTTTTATCGCAACGCTGCTGGTCGTACTGATAGTGGCAGGACTCATGCTTATCAGCATTAAGGGGCTGCTGCCCTGGGCCAATCCATCCAGCGGACCCGCTCTGGCAATGCCTCGGGGTATTGTGCTGCTGATCGGTATTATCTGCTTTGCGGTATTTCTGGCCGAAGGAACGGTTCTTGACTGGAGCGCCGTCTTTTTAACCGAAGTTCGCGAGATGCCAGAGAATTTGGGTGGGCTCGGATTCGCCTTTTTTGCCGTAGCGATGACCGCGGTTCGGCTAAGCGGCGATCGTATGATGACGCGAATGGGCTTTATTCCGGTGGTTTTTGGCGGCGCTCTTCTGGCCGCGGTCGGTTTTTGTCTGGTGATCTTTATCACGGCCTGGCCGCTATCCCTGTTTGGCTATGCCCTGGTCGGCGCGGGCTGCGCCAATATAGTACCGGCGATGTTCTCCGCCGTCGGGCGCCAGCAATTAATGCCACAGTCAGTCGCGGTTCCTGCGATTACGACCATGGGTTATCTGGGCGTGCTGGCCGGGCCCGCGCTGATTGGTTACGTCGCGCATCTGAGCTCATTAACCAATGCCTTTATTTTTATCACCGTCCTGATGCTTTTCGTAGCCGGTATGTCCCGCACGGTAGCGCCGCACAGGTAA
- the trpA gene encoding tryptophan synthase subunit alpha yields MERYTELFSQLKNRGEGAFVPFVMLGDPHPELSLQIIDALIAGGADALELGIPFSDPLADGPTIQNSTLRAFSSGVTPDRCFDMLAAIREKYPTIPIGLLMYANLVYNRGIDTFYADCARVGVDSLLVADVPFQESAPFREAAMRHHIAPIFICPPNADDALLRQIAAHGRGYTYLLSRAGVTGAENRGALPLHHLVAKLNEYQAPPALQGFGISTVQQVEDALKAGAIGVICGSAVVKIIEQHVNDPQVMLEQLKAFAQRLKAATLRPV; encoded by the coding sequence ATGGAACGCTATACCGAGTTATTTTCTCAGCTGAAAAACCGTGGAGAAGGCGCCTTCGTTCCCTTCGTGATGCTCGGCGATCCGCATCCGGAGCTCTCTTTGCAGATAATTGACGCGCTGATTGCTGGCGGAGCCGATGCGCTGGAGCTGGGGATCCCGTTTTCCGATCCGCTGGCTGATGGCCCGACGATACAAAATTCCACTCTCCGCGCTTTTTCCTCCGGCGTCACCCCAGACCGCTGCTTTGACATGCTGGCAGCTATCCGCGAGAAGTATCCGACTATCCCAATTGGCCTGCTGATGTACGCCAACCTGGTATACAACCGGGGAATCGATACGTTTTATGCCGATTGCGCCCGCGTCGGAGTCGATTCGTTGCTGGTGGCAGACGTCCCGTTCCAGGAATCTGCCCCGTTCCGCGAAGCGGCGATGCGTCACCATATTGCGCCAATTTTTATCTGTCCGCCGAACGCTGACGATGCGCTACTGCGGCAAATTGCCGCTCATGGCCGCGGTTATACCTACCTGCTATCGCGCGCGGGAGTAACCGGAGCGGAAAACCGCGGCGCGCTGCCGCTGCATCATCTGGTCGCAAAGCTCAATGAGTATCAGGCGCCACCGGCGCTACAGGGCTTTGGTATTTCTACCGTGCAACAGGTTGAGGATGCCCTGAAAGCGGGAGCCATCGGGGTAATATGCGGTTCAGCCGTTGTGAAAATTATCGAGCAGCACGTTAACGATCCGCAAGTCATGCTGGAGCAGCTGAAAGCCTTCGCCCAGCGCCTGAAAGCAGCAACACTCAGGCCCGTATAG